One Cloacibacillus sp. genomic window, TTCGCGGTGTTGATATAATCCGTTATCTCCGCGCAGTTTTCTTCAAACATCGTCTTGTCGGCAATGTTGTGCCAAGTATCGATGCAGGGTATCGAAAGCCCGGCCTCGGTCATCTCGCGGTGCGCCGCGTTCGCCCGCGCGGGGTCGAAGATGCTGTTCTTCTCCGAGAGCTTCGGCTCGTGTATATTATGGACCTCTATGCCCGCGAAGCCGCCGTCCTTGGCGACGGTGCAGAAATCCTCCCATGTATGGTCGTGCCATCCGAAAGTCGAAAATGAGAGCTTCATTATCTGTGATTCTCCTCGTATGAAATCTTATTCAGAGCGTTGAAATAGGCCCTGATGCTGGAACCGATGATATCCGTCGAAATTCCGTTGCCGGAATAGAGCTTGCCGTTCGAGCGAAGCTTGACGAGCGTCGAACCCATCGCCTCGCGCCCCTCGGTGACCGCCTGGATCTGAAAATCGTCAAGATCATAATGGTGGCCCGTTATCTGCTCTATCGCGAGGAAGGCGGCGTCGATCGGGCCGTCGCCGACCGCGAGGCCGAAGAGGTCCTGCCCGTTGTGGCGGCAGTGGATGTTGGCCGTCGCGCTGATGACGTTGCCGCTGTTGATGACGAAGCTCACCAGCTCGTAGGATGGCGGCACCTGCAGGGCGCTCGTGGCGATGATCGCCTCCAGCTCCTTCGTGCCGACAGACTTCTTCTCCGCGACATTGTTGAAGGTGTCGTAGACCTTCACCAGATCCTCCTCTGAGAGATCGTAGCCAAGGCGCTCGACGGCCTTGCCGACCGCCGTGATATCGTCGTTCGCGTCCAGCCTGATATCCGAGCCGTCGGATATGGACAGCCCCGTGTCGAAGGCGCTCGTCTTACTGCGCTCCGAGCGGGATATCCAGTTCATCTGCGCAATCGAACGGTTCAGCTCCGTATACTTTATGCCGCTGAAAAAGCCGCAGTCATCGCCGCGCATGCGGATGATGTGCGACGCCGTCTCCAGCTCAGGCGCGTAGCCGCCGCTGACGGCCACGTCCACCTCCGAGGCCCCGGCCTTCACGGCGGAGACGGCGCAGGCCGCCGCCATCGAGAGCTCGTCAGAGCACTTGACGGCGAGCGCCGCCTCTTTGAGTTCCGGCACATTGGCATATATCTCTTTGACAAAATTATTAAACTCATAGGGCATCATCGTACCGGCAGAATCACATATCGTAACGGTAGAAGCGCCGGCGGCTACCGCCGTGCGCAGCGCCTGATAGAGAAACTCCGGCTCGCTGCGCGTCGCGTCGACGGCGGCAAACTCCACGTCGGCGCAATACTCGCGGCTCTTGCGCACGAGCTTGCCGATCATCTCAATAATCCCCTCCG contains:
- a CDS encoding alpha-isopropylmalate synthase regulatory domain-containing protein codes for the protein MKRIKFTDITLREAARGLEGALSFKEIIEMAKILDKLNLDVISLAPITNVKIDSLLVRTVAAAVKKSTLSIPVGSTEAGVDTAWSAIAEAAHPRLYVEAPLSAVQMEFVCNKKPEGIIEMIGKLVRKSREYCADVEFAAVDATRSEPEFLYQALRTAVAAGASTVTICDSAGTMMPYEFNNFVKEIYANVPELKEAALAVKCSDELSMAAACAVSAVKAGASEVDVAVSGGYAPELETASHIIRMRGDDCGFFSGIKYTELNRSIAQMNWISRSERSKTSAFDTGLSISDGSDIRLDANDDITAVGKAVERLGYDLSEEDLVKVYDTFNNVAEKKSVGTKELEAIIATSALQVPPSYELVSFVINSGNVISATANIHCRHNGQDLFGLAVGDGPIDAAFLAIEQITGHHYDLDDFQIQAVTEGREAMGSTLVKLRSNGKLYSGNGISTDIIGSSIRAYFNALNKISYEENHR